The DNA sequence atggatgttgacgaggacagtttgttcgatggttagtaacctctcaacGTGTTATTCTTTCATCTTTGTAACGGAAATTAataaagtaaatcgctgtacgtttttagtgtactgatgcgaaaagcatttgcttaacgcgaccacaccatgtgcgctcgtctcctgtcaacgtgttgtgaggttaacatgcgttctttttccgttttacagcacccttgcctctaagcacaattctcaagCATGTTAGGTacggtgtcaggtgtctcgtcgaagacgaccaagtcgttgcggcgggccacatcattgagtgtagtgccgtcgcttccgcctgctgctctgacggtcctgtgcacgttatcgcattcgtgctgcagtcgtccgcgcttagtaaagacccacaccgagtcgacctgaatttgaccgacgagacaaaaatagcagaattgaactgcacatgccctgcagggtaaagtattgcctcaagttgtttggatgtagttggtcgcggcgcgtatcgcgatttgtttacattacatcacactaagctgactcgctgatttgcgatgtgtttacgttatgcgataaatttagagaacttatgttgctttatcaatttttgtttttagccagacctacgaaatcgcgagttagtttcagagtgttactaccattgtaaaatgttttcgagtcgctttataaccagttgcagccagacctacgaaatcgcgagttagtttcagagtgttactaccattgtaaaatgttttcgagtcgctttataaccagttgcaaccgttacacgaagttcaaataaagcatgcaacgtataatttatgttgtatcataatcattagatccctttaattactttcgcatgcaggcacttgaatttgcagtggtgcttgaatgcagtgcatcgggcttcaattttttccgcccccctatagaagacagaaaaaaatatatcaatatgagcagtagcaataaattagatccctttaattagatccctttaattactttcgcatgcaggcacttgaatttgcagtggtgcttgaatgcagtgcatcgggcttcaattttttccgcccccctatagaagacagaaaaaaatatatcaatatgagcagtagcaataaatcgcttaatggaccatccgctgttggctcgcgaaacgacactgtttaatctgtacgagatcatgcatacacacttgccgtgtttcggtgctcgtatttacacttctgaacacagagaacagttcccgtggctgaggaaagacaacgaaaaacgcgacaactagtcacgctcggtgacggtcgtttaaacggactcgcagctgagcgcgaaccttgaattcactgcgcaggcggcgcatgaagtttataaaataaattgcatgcgtggacacacggttaatttacttgcggaagtatataaaagcacaggcaactcattactggcatcccaggccacgccgacacgaactttcgcggactgcaacgatcttcacacgcacagcaaccacacagcaattacgcatgcagcaaacattaatgtccagattgccgattaggattcccaaacgtgatatcagattggactactcgccatcctttttcgtcagcgaacgcttgaacgcaccatcgtcgaagtgcttactgcacaccatcgcatacttggaaggcgccttgccgtgccgaagcctgacgagccattctcggcgacgtgccgcgtcaacgggatagtagtgaaagcttatccctggcactgagcaatatgtgctgcattgccgaaccgaacaaaatctcacgatggtaaatgaagcgttttctgcgggcacggagcacagaatcgcgaaatgaaaacagtagctcccAGTAGCCGTGGAACAAAAAGTGTCTAACACTTTGTGGCTTGATAAACCGTCACATCCCTCACTACATCCGGATATGCAGTGTAGTTGTCTTCATATACACTGTAAACCAATTTGCACTACTAAGTGTGCGAAAGGATGTGAATCGATCTATAATTCGCACTCTTACACCCTTTTTGGCTGTACGGGTGTGGGTTATGgaccgatttacacccttatgTACTTTAATGATGTAAATTAGTTTACGGTGCAGAAGGATATGCGTTGCAATCGGCAACGTGACGAATGTATGCAGTCTTATCGAGCCTGTGCTTTTGAGGCGGCAAACTCGCACCTAACGCACGTGTTCTTCCGCTGCACTGACATACGTTCAGCGGATAATCATTACGCTTTGTAGTAAATCCGCAAGAAATCCGTGAAGCTATATCGATTTTACGGGGGTTCGCTCGAAGATGCACATATCTTCTCGTGCGAGCAAGCAGAATGCGGCGCTTTCGGAGACATCCGAGGGAGAAAAAGCCAATGGTAGCTCTTGACGACCGAGATATCGACCTTCGAAACCTAACAGTGCGAAGTCGTGTTCGGATTATCTGAAAAGCCCTTTGTGCTGGCACGCagatgcgtttctttttctttcttttctttcttctttttccaaaGGCTGTGTGTCAGGAAAGACTTTGTCCCGAGAATACTCTCTGTCGTTTCGTATCTTTTCTTTGCCCCCTTTCCAAAGATTCGCCATTGCTGTCTTAATTCGCGGGCCTTGCAACGTGTGTTGCCCTTTTCCTTCTCCGCTTCCTTATGCACTGAATAAATGTTTAGTTTACGACAGTAAGCGCTCCCATTCTTTCGCGCATACTTCCTTCGGTGTACAGGGTCGACTTGAATAGAACGCCATACTGAAAGGAGGCGAGGAGCTGTGCAAGAAGAATGGCGGCAGTTGTTGAGGTACAGAATACCCCTTTCAGGATACTTAAGAACACGATAAGGTCCTCTTTAGTTGTCCCTTTTATAAACCCGGTAGAGTCGGCATGAATAGCCGGCGACGTCATGAAGTTCCTTTACCCGCAGGTCtcgctctctctcactctctctttatAATCACCTGAAGGAAAATTGAAAGGTAGGCTTTTTCCGGAGCAGGTTATCTCAAATTTACGCAAGCCTGAACAGCAAAACTGCACGTCATCATCGCATCGCATTGTGGCGCTCGTCGGATTATAGTGTTCTTATTGCACGCTTCGTCCAAAATGGCGCCTCGCATTTCTGGAAGTTGTACGCCCCCGATCGTGGCACCACTATTCCACCACCAAACGCCGCAGGGATATCCAGAGTCATCAGTGCGGACCGTTCATAGCATGCTGCGTCACGAGAGACTGCGTTATGAAGTCGCCTACAAGAGTGTTCGTTGTACATCGTGCTGCAGTATTTCAGCGCTGGTTTCGGAATCGAGAAAAGCGCAAATTGGACCCGGCTGGTGCGAATTTGTCTAATTGCTATTGCTTTGCAGCACCGCTTCCCCGGTTGCCTTGCAAAACGCTTTCAATTGCAATACACGCACGCCAGATAGATACTTTCAATGCGCCACCTATCGCTCCTAAAATGAACGGAATAAGTAAAGCGAGCTTCTCCACACGGTGAATCTTATTGAGGAGAAGCCAGCTTTAAGAAACGTCGGCGTTTTCGGGAATATTTTACAACAATAACACGTTAACCGAGCCTCTGTAACCTCACCTGCACGGTCTTTTAGACCACAGTATATTTATTCAGTTATTACACGCTGGAGGTTCTATACGGGCCCAAGCAGGGTaggcaaaaacaaaaagaaagagagagagagagagagagaacaaacatTGCAGGGTAAAAGACAGAACACAGATAATACTTCAGAAGGGTTACACAGTGTGAATATTTGGTACATTTCAGTTAGTCGGTTCTACTCCGTTATTGTTCTAGGATAGAAATAGCTGTGTAACGTATCCTGAACgtaataaaataacaaaaaaataaaagctaacTTCCGCACCGCGGCGCGTTCCCGACAGGTGAGCGTCCCCTGCCCCGTGCGGCCGCCCGGACGGCGAAAATCGAGCAGCCGGCGGCTGTTCGGCGTCCGCTGCCACCTGCACCGCTTCTACGCCGACTGCCCCGAGGGCTCGCACGGGGGCTCCGGCTCCGGCTGCGGCTCCGGCTACGGCCACGGCCACGGCGGCTCGTCGTCGTCCCGCCGCCACGCGGCGAGGCGGTCCGCCCGCGTCGCCTGGAGCGCCTCCGTGTGGCTGGGCGCGCTGCTCTTCCTGCTGGGCGTCGCGGCGCTGGGCGTGGGCTACGCCGCCCCGCCGAGCCTGGTGCGGAGGCCGCACCCGTGGCGTCTGGCCGGCCTCTGCATGTTCTGCAGCGGGGGCTCGCTCCTGGCCGCCGCGCTGATGCTGGCCGCGCTGTGCCCGCGCTGGCAGGACGAGGAGCCGTACGCCCCCGTCGTGGGCGAATCCAGGGGAGCGCCGGAGGAAGAGGAGGACGACCTCAGGGTGCCCGTCACCGAGAAGATCACCGCTGTGCAACCGCTCAGGGACTGAGTGATGCGCCCGAGGCTAGGACTCGATCGTTCGTTTGAGACCGCGGCCACTTGTGGCGTGCGATGCTGCGGTCGTCCGGTGTGCGGGAACGGGTAACCGATGTCGCTCACGAGCCTGACGCGTGACCCAGTGTCCCACTGTAGTTGGCGGCCGAAAGCGGAAGTCTCTGGCAGAGTCATGTTCCTCGAGCTTAGGACACGCCTACGGGCATTTGCTCGCTCCTTCTGAATTACGCAAACGAGAGGGATCGAAAACGAATTGTGCCTGTAAGAGGGCGTACTAGCCCAGAGGATTAGGAGAGGTCTACATTCGGGAGGCGTGTGCGGCACAGTGCTTTACCTCGTTGTGATCTGTGGACGGAAACGGGAGATCGGGAACGTTGTCGAAAACCTGGCGTATAAGAGCGTGTAGCGCACCCGAGCCCACCATGCGCGTTTCTCGGTGGAATTAAATGAAAAATCTTGGTAGTTAACCCTGCCGTAACTTGGCGGTCATCGCCGGTACAGTAGCCGTGTTTCCCGCAGATGTTTCGCGAACGTGTGCCGGAATCGTGATCACAGACGGACACCAGAGAATGCGCTTTCAAGCGAAAGTTATCTGTCAAAATCAGTTCGCGATGTAGTTTACGCCTGCGACAATGAACCTTCaacagaaaagaaagtaaaaTAGCGAGTCAATTATGGGCGTTCACCAGACGTACCTATACAATACTATAACGCCATgcccagacaaaaaaaaagttaaacggCCGATATTCGTGAAAACCTGAGACAAGGaagcaagaaaaagaagataAATAGCGGAAGGTCTGCTTGCAAGCAGGAGTTAAGCGTGAAGCTTGCAAGCTCGGTTATGTGTTGCTCCGTGGTGGCAGGCGGACGTACGCGGACCATTCTTGTTGGCACCGTTCGGCTGCAGGTGTGTCAGTGTCGTGCTAATCGTCGTGGAGTGTGCTACGTGTTTACGACCGTAAACGGTGACTGTCTGCACAGTTAGCGAGGAAAGGCACCCGTAGCAAATGCGAGGCCATCAGCCGCAGGCCGGAAAACGCAACGCAGCCTTCGATGGATCATAATGAGCGCGTAAAGCGTTTGTTTTTCGATCGAGGACTATTTGGTGGCCAATTGAATTACGCACGCTGCAACGAACAGCGTACGTGTAACCGCGTTTGATGGTCCCTACATTCTGTGTTTGAAATGACCGTTTGTCCCTCGCTGGTTGCCTTCAGTAAATATATATAGCGGAATCGCACTCTATAGGCGACGCCTGTTGCACCTTACCGACGAAGATCGCGTTGAGGTGGCGTGGCGTTCTTCCAAGCTTGCACATGACGTCAGCTATTGGCAGAtccatcgttccgatagcggtgAATGGGCGAACCCATGTTATAATAGAATCCTATAGCTGCTGTGTTTTTGGATGGCGTGTCGTACCGCGTAGgatgtcagagagagagagagaagtagaaCGGCCAAAGACAGAGAGGGTAACACGAGATGTTATTCTGTACATCgtcgaattccgccatgttgGCGTTTTGGGCCAATCAGAGGGGCCCCAGCAAGCCCgtgagccaatcagagctgacagaTGGCGGAATGGACAATACGGCGGAATTTGACAATTTCCAGAGAGAGAATACGGTTTGCTAGAGTGTCAGAAGTACGCAGATTCCTCGTGCGGCGTTGGACCGCACGTCTTTACAAACGAAATTTTCCAAAATACAAACAAAGCGCGCGTCTCGGGACGAGCGATAATGTGAGGAACAGCGATAATTTGGGAAGAGCGATCTGGCGCacaaaaaattataataataaataataatcttCAACGCACGCGTGAGCAATATATGGTATTATTGAATACGGAGGTTACATGATTTGTGTTCTTCTAACAGGGCGGAGCGAATTGTATTCTCTAAAGCTGCCTCACCGGACAGTTGACGTCTGTTAGGGACACACATTGTTAGGGAATGCAGAGTTATTAGACTTGTACATAATACAGTGCAGCAACACGAAACGTACAGGAGCGGGCCCACGCATGTACACCGCTGTGTGCATGTACTCTTCTGTTTTTCTCGTATACATGTCTCTGCACTGTACTAACGTCTAACCGCGCATCACGTCGGCCATGTTTGCAGGCCCTGCCAATATGCGCTACATATCGAAGAAAAAATAGATAAGACGCACCGTGACAAGAGCCATGTTCGTGCCACCGCGCATAACAAAATGTAGTCCATGGGATGTCGTACTTGAGCGGTGAATGGGCGTACAGGTTACCGTGGTTAAAGCAAACACTGCACAGTGTACAGGTATGTGCTGAGCCGTTTCGAAACGTGCGCAAGATTTATTACTGATGCGACCTCTTAAATAGTTTGAGCAATCATTTGGCGGGCTCTGGCAAAAAGAATAGATAACGTACGTATAGCTGTTTCTAGAGGGTACACTTCAATTAAACGTTTGTGATAATTTATGCGTTGACTTTTCTGTACAGATATATGCTATATTGGGCTCGCCTCATGCCTCGCTACCGGCTGTAGGATTGAGCACCACACTcgatggaaaaaaagaacaaagacgACGGATGTTCGTGAACAACATGAAAAATGACAAGCGCGCCATCTGAATTAAGGCTACAAAGACAATGACAAAAGAAAGACCACACACAGAGAAGCTCATTAAGTGGCCCTCAGTGCTGCTCGTACGTCGGATGTTTGAGCGAAAACTTTCACAGTTCTGTTCAAATTGCATGTGGCAGACggcacaattctagtccacgatgtggtctgctcgaagaggccgcggacattacttgcacaaagaattgaaatgcataatcgattaACAAACAGCTATTCACAAATAAAGTTTTTAACCAATTACCTTACGGCACTCATTGAAATTCACGAATTCTAGCCGGGCAGTTCTCGAGGCGGATCCACTCGGaccgaattctcaggatgacaccaggtTTCGAAATATTTATTcgcgaactttgcagagaaatgcattcaCCTTCCGGTTAGTTTTGTGCTTCAATTcataaaacaacgttttgttaagaaagtaagtggaacggcaGTGAATTTTTTACCGagagtttgacggcgcatatctcgtaaatggtgtcatcctcACAATGCCTTTCAAGTGGAAGAGCCCGGCAGTTTCCCCCGCTGGAATTTCTAAATTGCAGTACGTGTCATAAGGTAATCAGTTAAAAACTTGATTAGTGATTGTTGGTTAATTAGTCGAATGCGCATTTCAATTTGTTGTGCAAGAAATGTCCGCGTCCTCCTCGAGTAGACCACACTGTAGACTatagaattgtgccatctgccacaggcaagatttaaaaatttttgaaagtgttcgctgagacaccctgtatttTAATGCGGGGGCCCGTCGGCTTTCACGGCGTCGACAGCAGTTGTCCAAGCAGCACGCGTGCACAACACACATACAATCGTTTCCCTCCGCGACGAGTACTGTTGTTGACAGAGCCAACAGCAAGCGCAGGAGGTGGAACCCGCTCCAGAAGTATGTCGTCTGCTATATAACTTTTGATGGAGTGTTCATAGATGTATAGAACTGGTTTAATGTTACGCCTGTGATGTGCCATTGCCGATTGTTTACAACCTTTGTATTTTTATAATTATTTATCACTGTTACTTGAAACAACAAGCTATGGCCTTTAATGTATAGCGTCCAAACGTACATTGTACGCATAGCTCTACGAATCACCAGCAATTAGGCGACCGAAAAGAGAAGCCGTCGTTCGCAAGCCCTTAAAACTAGGCACTACATTTCAGATCGATTTCGCCTGAAATTGACGACTATATATGAGGGATCGAACGACGTGAAACAAGGCCCATCTATGATTATTTAATTGTTGCTTACGGAGCCTCATTCGGTGTCCGTGTTGGGTGTGCGATACGTGCTATAGACATACCACTTCTGACCGCAATTGTTGTATACGTTATTGGAGTGAACAAGTATGTACACGTTAATTGTCAAGCGTAAAACTGTTGCACATATTGTGGATTAGCGCACTTTTCTCCGGCTTCTAACGCACGTTCCTGCGGTTCTTGTCCGCATCGTCACAGCAAAGGTCTTCGCTGAACGCATGGTCTTGTCCAGCGGAACAAGCTTCCAGGAACACCGTCATTAGAGCGCATTCTAAtaggtggcgccatcttgtgttGCTTCTGTAATTATGACACGAGGGTAATTTATTTGAGTGAACGGTTGGTCGTGCCCCAGTTATCTGCCGGCGTAAGACAAAATGGCGGCAGCGACATGCATGATCACTGTGAACGAATTTTGGACGCTCTCTTTGTTGAAGCACTCCCGCTAGATATATATAGTGTGAGCTGTTCCTTCCGAAGAAGCGATATCATGGCTAAACGGTGAGATCCGGGGCACTTAAAGATTTCACTTATTCGCATAGTGACTGCAATTTGCCTTCGCA is a window from the Dermacentor albipictus isolate Rhodes 1998 colony chromosome 6, USDA_Dalb.pri_finalv2, whole genome shotgun sequence genome containing:
- the LOC139061272 gene encoding neurensin-1-like, whose amino-acid sequence is MDSPSERLLLKTNHKVSVPCPVRPPGRRKSSSRRLFGVRCHLHRFYADCPEGSHGGSGSGCGSGYGHGHGGSSSSRRHAARRSARVAWSASVWLGALLFLLGVAALGVGYAAPPSLVRRPHPWRLAGLCMFCSGGSLLAAALMLAALCPRWQDEEPYAPVVGESRGAPEEEEDDLRVPVTEKITAVQPLRD